In the genome of Microbacterium paraoxydans, the window CGGACACCAGGGCGGCGCTGGCCGAGGCGGACGCGCAGGGGATGATCGGCCCCTCGTTCGCGCAGCTCAAGTACGGCATCGCCCGACGGGCCATGGCGGAGGGTGACGCGTACGGCCCGCTGTTCGCCGACGGAACCCTCGCGCTGCAGGCCTCGGACGTGTTCGAGGGCGGAATCCTCGCCACCGGACGGATGCCTCAGCGCAAGATCGGTGCCGATGTCGGAGGTATCCGCGAGCGGATCCTCGCCGTGTACCCCGAGGTCGCACGGGTCGCGGGGGAGTTCGGGGTCACCCCGGCCGCCCTCGGCATCGCCTTCTGTCTGGCGAACCCCGCGACGGCCACCGTGCTCTTCGGTGCCTCCCGCGTCGCGCAGCTCGAGGAGAACCACGCCGCCCTCGCCCTCGCCCGCGACCACGGAGCCGAGGTCCGCGCCGCCCTCGCCGACTGCCGCGTCGACCACGCCGTCCGCCCCGACGGCACCTGGTGACCCCGTACCTCCCACGCCCCGCCTCCCCCGCCCGCCTCCCCCGCCCTCCCGGCCGTCCGGGATCACTTCCGCACCTCTCACACGCCCCGCAGGCACGTTCCTGATCCCGCCTCGCGCGGCCCCGCGTCCCACTCGCCGCGCGGGATCACTTCCGCACCTCGCGCGCGCCCCGCGCGCACGTTTCTGATCCCGCACGGCGTGACGCTCTGCGCGCCGATTCGAAACCCCGCCGCGTGGGGAGGGCGTGCGGCCGGTTCTGATCCGGCTTCTGGCGGCGGCGGTATGTCAGTCGCCGGGCCCGCCGCTCGTGGGCAAGCGAACCGCTCTTCGGCGCCCCGGATCAGAAGTGCTCCTCGCCTCAGTGTGGGATCGGAAGTGCTCCCGCGCATGCGCCGGATCAGAAGTGCTCGTCCTGCCCGCGTGGGAGGAGCGTTCTTGATCCCGGGAGGGTGGGTGTGGTGTCCCTCGGGGGCGGCGGCATAGTACGTCCGCGCCGTCACTTGCTCCGGTGCGGGATGAAAAGGGTGCCTGGAAGGCGACGCGGAGGGGCGTTTCTGATCCGGCTGGCGGGGTGGGCGCAGTGGCGGGACCAGAAACGGGCCCTGTGGGGAGGGGAGAGGTGCGGAAGTGATCCCGGCACCGGCACCGGCACCGGCACCGGCACCCGCGAGGCGGGGTGTGCGCGGGGGAGCAAGGCGCGTGCGCGCTGAGGCATCGGTCCGCGCGGCTGGGGTCGGAAACACGCTTGCGCTCTTTTTCCACGCATGTAGACTAACCAGCACGACACATCGAAGTGGCGTCGGTCCCGGTCTCCGGTCAGCGGCTCTTCGAACCTTCTTCACCACCCCCTGCACCCGAGAGAAGGAACCATGAAACGAATGCCCCTCGCGGTCGCCGCCGCCGTCGCCGCGACCCTCGCGCTCGCCGGCTGCAGCGGCGGCGGAACGCCCTCGCCGTCCGAGGGCGGTGGCGCCGAAGGCCCCGACGCCCTCAACATCGGCAACTTCCTCGACGTCACCTCGTGGGACCCGTCCCTCGCCGACATCGGCTTCGACGGCCCCTACCTGTCCGCGGTGTACGACGCCCTCATCGCCCTCGACAGCGACGGCACCCCGATCCCGTCGCTCGCGACGAAGTGGACCGTGGCCGACGACGACCTCAGCATCGACCTCGACATCCGCACCGACGCCGTGTTCAGCGACGGCACCCCGGTCGACGCCGACGCCGTCGTCGCGAGCCTCGAGTACCTCAAGGCCGGCGCCAGGTCCGGTGAGGCCTACGTCAACGCGGAGGGGTTCGAGAAGGTCGACGACGACACCGTCCGCATCGCCCTCACGCAGCGCGACGACACGATCCTCTACCTGATGGGCCTCGGCCGCAGCTACGTCATGCCCCCGGCCTCCATCGAGGCGGGCACGCTCGGCAGCGATCCGGTCGGCTCCGGCCCCTATGTGCTCGACAGCGACACCAGCGTCGCGGGCGCCGAGTACCACTTCACCAAGACCGAGGACCACTGGGACGCGAAGACATACCCGTTCGCCGAGCTCTCGATCTACCCGATCACCGACGCGACCGCCCGCCACAACGCGATGCTCAGCGGCCAGATCAACGTGCAGTACGGCGACGTGGCCAACCTCGACCAGGCCGAGCAGCAGGGCTGGAACACCGCCCAGCGGGTCTCCGGGTGGGCGGGCCTCGTCATCACCGACCACACCGGCGCGAAGAGCGAGCCCCTGGGCAAGCTCGAGGTGCGTCAGGCGCTGAACTACGCGTTCGACGGTGCGGCCGTCCTCGCGGCGGTCGGCAGCGGCGCGGGCGTGGCCACCAACCAGGTCTTCCCGGACGGCGGCGACATCAACGACCCCGAGCTCAACGACGCCTACGCGTTCAACATGGACAAGGCGAAGGAGCTCCTGGCCGACGCCGGCTACCCGGACGGCTTCGACATCTCGATGCCGATGTCCCCGATCTTCGAGATGTGGAAGCCGTCGGCCGAGCAGGCCCTCAACGAGCTCGGCATCACCGTCACCTGGGACAACATGCAGATGCCGGACTACCAGCTCAACGCACCGAACTACCCGATGTTCATCTCCTTCCTCGCGATGGACGGCAACGACGTTGCCACCGTCTCTCGCCAGCTGACGAGCGTGCAGTGGTTCAACCCGGAGCCCGACTACGCGAAGAACGAGGTCATCGCCCCGCTCGTCGAGAAGGTGCAGACGGAGCGCGGCGACGCGCAGACCGCCGCCATCAAGGAGCTCAACGAGGCCCTCGTCGACCAGGCCTGGTGGTCGGTCTGGTACCAGGCGAACAACATCTACTACACGGCGCCCGGCATCCAGCTGCAGCCCGTCGTGGGGATGATGTTCCCGACGCTGCGGTACATCACGCAGGGCTGAACGCCCGCCGGGGCGGTCGCCATGCGGCCGCCCCGGCACCCCTTCCCCTCCTCCTCACCCTCGAGAGGCCCCCATGCTCCTCTTCACGGCGAAGCGGGTGCTGTCCGGCATCCTCCTGCTCGTCGCGGTCTCGATCGGCACGTTCTTCCTCGCCCACCTCGCGATCAGCGACCCGACCGCCTCGCTCCTCGGGACCACGGCGAGTCCTGCGCAGCAGGAGGCGCTGGCGGCGAAGATCGGTCTCGACCGCCCCCTGATCGTGCAGTTCTG includes:
- a CDS encoding ABC transporter substrate-binding protein, which gives rise to MKRMPLAVAAAVAATLALAGCSGGGTPSPSEGGGAEGPDALNIGNFLDVTSWDPSLADIGFDGPYLSAVYDALIALDSDGTPIPSLATKWTVADDDLSIDLDIRTDAVFSDGTPVDADAVVASLEYLKAGARSGEAYVNAEGFEKVDDDTVRIALTQRDDTILYLMGLGRSYVMPPASIEAGTLGSDPVGSGPYVLDSDTSVAGAEYHFTKTEDHWDAKTYPFAELSIYPITDATARHNAMLSGQINVQYGDVANLDQAEQQGWNTAQRVSGWAGLVITDHTGAKSEPLGKLEVRQALNYAFDGAAVLAAVGSGAGVATNQVFPDGGDINDPELNDAYAFNMDKAKELLADAGYPDGFDISMPMSPIFEMWKPSAEQALNELGITVTWDNMQMPDYQLNAPNYPMFISFLAMDGNDVATVSRQLTSVQWFNPEPDYAKNEVIAPLVEKVQTERGDAQTAAIKELNEALVDQAWWSVWYQANNIYYTAPGIQLQPVVGMMFPTLRYITQG
- a CDS encoding aldo/keto reductase codes for the protein MPDATSPRKPLSPGGATVPPLALGSWNTWDRMEFDDAVQLIHRAVELDAGFFDVAYYNMGPHAENSRTDILFGEAFRASGVDRADVVLCGKLWLWDWPNQGFRGQIEESLERAGLDRFDTLVVGDYLDAPDMPRLVADVNALLADGLVDSWGINNWRIADTRAALAEADAQGMIGPSFAQLKYGIARRAMAEGDAYGPLFADGTLALQASDVFEGGILATGRMPQRKIGADVGGIRERILAVYPEVARVAGEFGVTPAALGIAFCLANPATATVLFGASRVAQLEENHAALALARDHGAEVRAALADCRVDHAVRPDGTW